CCAACGATTGTGCTTCGGTGATGTTCGAGTTCGTCGGCCACCCGGAGTACGTGCGTCCTGGCATGCGCATACTGTTCCGCGAGGGCACCAGCAAAGGCATCGGAGTTGTCACGCAGGTGTTTCCCGTCAACAAGACCGGCACAAAATAGAGAAGCCACGGCCGCAAGCTGGCCAGCTTGATGGTTCCAATGACATAACTAAATATCTCAAACACAGATGACATGTACATATACTTAATAGCGGTTAGAGAGGCGTTAAATCCTAGGCAGATCTTCTGTACACTTAGTTTCGGGTTCTGTGATTTTTCGTTTAAGCTCGGCTCACAATCGGAAATTGTGTGAAATTCTCCTTAATTATTCTTACTTCATTAAAGGCAACACCAAGATATATAGTTTAATTGGTATTAATGATTTAGGCGATTTGTGTCTGATACGATGATGGACTTTATCAAGTATTTAGGTACCACAAGTTCACTAAAGAAACACAGAAGTTTGCATAACAATTGGTTTATTCCCTTCTACTGCTTGATTGCTCCTCTTGACTTCTGCTCCTGTTATCACTTGTTGCTGGGACGCTGGCCCCACCCTCGATCTCCTCCGCCTTGGCGGGCACTTCGGATGTGAACCGGAAGAGCACGGGCACCGCTCCTATGGAGGGATTTCCGTTTGCCTCCAGCAGGCGGATCCACGAGAGCAGGGAGTCCTTGGTGGAGGTGCCTGTGGCGCAGATGGCCATGATGGTGCCATCGTCCTGCTGATGGACAGAGCGCAGTTTTCCCAGCTGGTTGTGCCGCCTTGGTGGAGCGCGGCCGAAGAATGGCACCTCAATGTTGGAGACATCGTCCTCGTCCAGCTGCCGTTCGTCCAACTGGGACAGGAACTGGGGATCTGGGTCGGCGCGCAGGGTGAAGTAGTTGATCCGGCGATTCCTTAGCCATATGTGAAAGGGTCCCTCGATGTACAAGGCCTTCTGGCGCGAGTGCTCCCGCAGCAGTTTCTCCTGCTCGGGACTCATCCCGCTGACAATCCACGTCTCGTCGATGGCATCCTTTAGCTCGCTGGTCTCGAACACCGTGATCTTGGATCTCAGGTCAACCGTGCACATGCGTTCCAGCGCTAGCTTGGCCATTTCCAGCGTATCGTCAGGCACAGGATCGGGCAGAGGCCACGGTGACAGGTTCTTGAACTTGGGCATCCAGTACATCATGCGCCAGTACTTGCGCAGTGGGTGTCCCTGTCTGCCGAACACATTTAGCAGCATTGCCTCCATTTCGTGGTCCGGCATCACCCCGACATCCTCCATCTGCTCCAGCAGATCGATGAtgcactgctgctgcttgggGTAGTGCATGAACTCCGCCTGGAACAGGTTGGTGGGTATGAACTTGCCCTTGGGCATCACGTTGATCAGAGCCTTGTAGACCTCCAGATCTCGTTCCACCCCGAAATCCGCCATATTCTTGAGTGCCGCGTAGATGAACTCTACATGGTTGCGGCGGTGGACATCGCGCTCCTGAAAGATCTCCACCATGGTGAGGTAGCTGTTCTTCGTCCTGTCCTGCGCCGCTTCAAAGGGATTTCTCACAGCCGGTAGGTTTTTGGTGCCGGGCCTCTGAGCCCTGGGATCGGGGTTTTGTTTGGGATTGCCCTTATCCGTGGAGTAGCATCGCAGGCGGGTGGCCAGTGACTGGCGTCCATTGCTATGCAGCCGCAGCAAGCACTGCACACGCCGCAgcatttcttatttataaatttaggtttaaagtattttgtaaATACGATTACAAAACATTGCACAAGTTTGTGGCTCGATGGAACTAGTTCTCGTTTTGCAACACTGCTGCGTGAACATATGTTTCTGTGGGGCTGGCAGAGTAGCTAGTTTTCCTCATAAATTGGCTAGTTTTTAGCAGtgggatttattttttaatttgttaaaaccCCTAAATCTTTAAGAAACTCAAAATAACAATGACTCTATagaagttattttaaaatatcataacaaaaaaattaattcaaacaTAGTCTATACTATGTCATTGATAATTTGATCATTTCTTCGCCGAAACAGCTGTTTTGGCAGTCAGCACTGGTGGTTGTATTGTTCAACACTGGCTCACACCTCAGTGTATCCTTTGTGctgcttttttgttgttatttcaCCGTTTTCTGCATTATCCTTATTCGCAtagtttttggttgtttttgtgttgttttagTTAGTTCCGAACCCTGAGTTATTTGCACGGGCGCGCACTCCCAGAAAAAAATGCAATCCAACAAGTGGAACTCCGCGGTGGAAGCCTGATTACCAGGCAGTATCTATAACAGAAGCAAGACAATAGAATCTGGCACGGTCCCAAGGAGCACCCACCAGCACAAGGTTATTCGAGACTTTTCCAGCCGCCAAGGATGCACTAAGAAGGAAGCTCAAGGAGGGGTTGTGCATCGCTATGCGAAGAGGCTAACGCGAATTTAGGCTACCTTACTCGACTGACATGCTGTGCTTCGACTCCGAGAGGATGAACTGGTACTACCATGTCCTGGCCAGGCGTCCCTACCTGGTGGTCGTCTCCATAGCCGTGTACTGCGTGGCCTGCATTATTGTGGCCCTCATCTTGAACAAACTGCCCGACTTTAGCGATCCCACCTTGGTAAGTACATATTATTGTAATAGTTGCAGTATATAACAATAGGAGTAAGTTATAAATAGTCTGGGATATAATTGTATAATGAATAAAacagttaattttttagtttagacATACAAATTTGTTAGGGTTCAGTTATTTAGCTTTTATCAGCAAAAGCTCTGAATGAATCAACAATATTATTCGATCACAGTATCATCTAAGTATTGTTACTACTGTGCTTCCAAGCTAAGAGATTCGAATACTCCCCATCGTTCGAATCAATGAAACATGTGAAACATACTCATAAAATGTTTGGTTCTTTTGATTCAGATAATTGAAACAATGAGACATCAAATCACCGAATCATCGAGACATATGAAACATACTGTGACAGAAAGATCCGAACACTGTTGATTCAGCAGTCGAACCTGCCTAAACACAAAAAGCCTGCCGACAAAAACACAATTTCCAGTTAAGGGAGACTACGAgctatgaaataaaatttaccttGCCATGAACAgttagaattaaaaattttgttttgtttattttgttatgtacatacatacgtTTATTTTATAGCGTTCggtgaatttttaaaagtagttTCAGAGTGCTTGCAAGTACAAGTACAAACATTAAAGGCGTATTACTCAAAAtggtgtttattttgtttgaaaaaccgccattttgccaaaaaactttattttgacTATTCCTTCGGTTAGTTACTAGATTAGACAATACTTCAAtctctttgatttttaaatttcggaCGATCCAGTCCAAAGAACCGAGGTCACCATGCAACTATTAAGTAGAAACTAATCCAACATATGTaatatatgcaaaaacaaatgttttaatcaaatttgtttaaaaagttcGATATATAGTTAATCAAACACTCCAATAGATTAGCTCCTTGATTTTTACGATGAGTAATAAGAGTCGATCGAAAGAGGTCTTATTGGAATCATTACCTTTTTTTCAAGCTATTGCAATTGCAAATATAACTacgcttttgttttaaaaaaatgctttaaataaatttttaacaaattttaattatcaaatatttttaataatattaatactattttttgttaacatttgCACATAAACTGTTTTCCATTTCAGGGCTTCGAAACGCGCGGCACCAAGATAGGGCAACGCCTGACGGCCTGGTACAACCTGATGCAGGAGACCGACCACCATGGAGCGCTTTTCTCGAATCCCTCGGATCTATGGGAGAAGAGGCGCGTGGAACAGGGCTACGTGGAATCCCGGCTGCATCCGAATCACAGGAGACGCAAGAACAAGCATAGAAACAGAAACAAGAACAAGCGACGCAAGGAACAAAACCAGAGCAGCCACGAACATCACGATGTGGCCCAGAAGATGATGCAGCTCAAGAAGCGTCTGAAGGCAACGAGTGCTCCAGTCGCCAATCTTGCTGTGGACACCTGGATGGGTGACAGCGGCGTGTTCCGCGACTACGAGATCACAAACGACAGCGCTTCCTCGGCCTTGGAACCCACCCGGCGCACCGAGCAGATCGAGTATGGGCACAACACCACCTCGGTGGATGAGGACGAGCATCGGGAGCGGGTGCAGACCAAAAAGAGCACCTGGCGACTTCTGAAACAAGCCGCCACCCTGCCCACCGACGGTTGGGCGGACGTTCATCGTCGCCAGCCCAGCGAAGGCTTCTTTTGCGACTCGTCGCCACGAAAGGAGTACTCCCACTTCGTGGTTCAGCGGATCGGGCCCAACGCCACCGACTCGTTGTTCGATTTGAACGGCTTGCTGGCAATGTGCCAGCTGCAAGACCAGATAACCGAGGTGCCCAGCTACCGGGCCTTCTGCGAGCCCGAAATGCTCACCACCGAATGCTGCAGGCCGTGGTCGCTGCCCAACTACGCAGCCATGCTGGCCAACAAAAGTTCCTGCTTCGACCTCACCGCAGAGGATGTCACTTCGCTGCAGACGCTGCTCTCCGGCTGCTACGAGTACTTCCACGACCTGAAGATGGACAACCACTGCAACGAAATCCCGCACTGTCGTGCTCCCGAGGAGTGCAAGCGGCTCAATATTGTCTTTAACGTCCTCAATTTCCTCACGGACTTTAGCTTCATCAAGACCAATGTAAGTTCAAAGCCACATTTGTTcctaattttcattttggtttttatttttacatttttttttcctgcgTTGATTATGTTTGAGTactaattacattttttgttttttcaggACACCAACGTGTACCTGAAGTACGCCATGATCTTCGTGCCGGTGGCACAATCCAATCGCTTGCTGCCGCTGTTCCACGAATGGGAAGATGTGTAAGTACGGGCCTCTACTCAGTACTTGCGATATTGATAGCGATCAATGGGGGCCAATGGCATTATGCCATTCTTAGCCTTCAACAAAGCTGGAACGCATAGAGTGTCGAAATAGGTCGTCATATTGTACTTAGTGAACAGCTTGCGCAGATCTTTGGCGATCCTATCCAGCGTTGGATCCTTTAACTGATGCTCCGGATATAGGACGCTCTTAAACGGCTCCATTTCCTGCAAGCGATTGTAGGAGCACCCATAGGTGGTGAGATAGTCCCCATCTTTGGAGGTAAAGCGTTTTATGTCTTTCACCCGCCGCCGACTCACCAAAGAAACGAAGTCATTTCGCGAGTAGTCGTACATATAAACTGTCTTGCGCAGATCTTTAAGGTAGTCCTTGAGCACTTGGAAATCCACGGGTGGAGACAGAAATAGCAATTCGTAGATCTCCTCGTTGCACCATTTGTTTCGCCTAATGAACTGTGCGTAGTCCTCGCGCCAGTCCATCGATCGCGGCCAAGTCttcgttttattttctatGCCAGAAACTTTCAGATTGTCCCAATTGTGGCCAGTTATTAGGGAGGGATCTTCTTGAGCTTGCCTGATTGGGGGATTGTAAACCGCAATTCCAGTATGGTCCACATAGTCCGCTTTGCTGGTTGTAACGAGGATCCTGGTCtttggcatttgcattttgatcAGCTCCCTTTCCCTCTGCACAGGATccattttaaactttttttttaaatttttattgttgctttaatatttttttgtgtgtttcttTTTGATATTAAACTTGTGACTGATTTTGCAGGGAGCTGAGCAACGAGCTTGTGGAAGTGATAGCGATGGATCTGGGCCTCGAGAACGAGCTCTTCAACGAACTGCTGCTGACGGATGTCTGGCTGGTTTCCCTGGGAGGAGCCTTCGTCATGGCCAGCGTTTGGCTGTACACCGGATCCGCGTTCATCACTTTGATGTCCTGCATCGCCATCTGCTTCTCGTTGGGACTAGCGTACTTCTTCTACGCCATCGTCCTGGAGTTCGAGTTCTTCCCCTACATGAACCTTCTGGCCGTGGTAGTGATCATTGGCATTGGAGCAGAcgatgtttttttgtttctgaaGATCTGGCAGTGTGTGCTGGCCGAGAGGTTCAGCAATCGATGCACGTTGACCACTCAATCCCAGAGTGCGCTGCCAACGCCCCTGGAGCACAGCGATCACACGGAGTCGTTGGAGAACATCATGGCGCTGACCATGCGACACGCTGCTGCCTCCATGTTCGTGACATCGCTCACCACCGCCGGCGCCTTTTACGCCTCCTACAGCAGCTCCATAACGGCCATCAAGTGCTTTGGGTAAGTAGATAATTTGGTTTTGCTGGTCCAAAATAGCTCGAAACTTAAACTTTCTCTTTCTTTATCTCAGAATCTTTGCGGGAACCGTTGTGGTGACCAATTATTTGCTCATGATAACTTGGCTGCCCGCCTCGGTCTCCATTATGGAACGGCTCTTTGCCACCAGGATTTCCTGTCACCATCCGGTGTCCCAGAAGTTGATCCACGCCTGCAAGAAGTCAATTAACAGATTTTGTCAGATGTTCGAGGCGTGCATAACGCACAGCATCATGAACTACGCCTACCTGTGGCTGCTGATCTTTGGTGCTCTAGGCGCGTCCAGTGCCGTCATTGTATTCTGGTATCCAGGACTGCAGCTGCCGGAGAAGTCGCACTTCCAGCTCTTCGTGTCGAAGCACCCGTTTGAGATGTATTCCAGCCTCAAGCAGCAGTTCTGGTTCGAGAAGCCGTTGCAGGCGTACGAGAACTTCAAGATGCACATGCATTTCGTCTGGGGCGTCCAAGCGGTGGACGATGGCGACTACACGAACCCCAATTCCTACGGCAACCTGCACTAcgacaataattttaatgtatcCAGCAGGCCGGCGCAACTCTGGATCCTTGACTTTTGCCAGAGCGTGCGCCAGCAACCCTTTTACAAAGAGACCCTGGGCATGCTGTTGCCCAATTGTTTCATTGAAAATCTCATCGATTATATGAAGCGCAGGTGAGCAAATGATCCAAATAGTGCATTTTCTCTAGTGGTTTATAAAATAGACTTAAGTGTAAGCATAAAGGCAGTGGATATGCTGCCACAAAAATTATGTGAACTTTTAATTACGAAAATATCtagctatttttaatttgaaaacaaactaTGGTATTTACTTtcgcaaacaattttttgaacgATTTCTAATGGTACATATATTGACATTTTAGATCTTGTACCTTAAGATTAGGaagaaaagcttaaaaactatattttatgAGACCTTCTGATCATCTGTGTGTTTTAGATGCATCGATGATATGGACATTACCCGGAAAGACCGTTCGCCTTGCTGCGACGCCCAGTTTCCCTTCGATCCTCACATTTTCGAGTACTGCTTGCCACAGAGCATATCCAACATGTATGACACCACATTTTTCCGGCCTGGCGTGGCAGGGCCCAAGTTTGCAGACGCCCCTCGACTGGAGACGGCAGATTACCTTGCAATGAGCGGCAACGAGAGCGGAGAGTACGGCACCAACGGATCAGTCACACCGCTCTTGACTAAAGCAATAGTCATTGAGTTCGAGTCCAATGTGGCCTACAGCACCATCTACGCAAATATTAAACAGTTCTACGAGTCTGTTGAGCATTGGTTTCAGCAGCAGTTGACCACGGCACCCCCGGAACTGCAAGGCGGATGGTTCACCAGCGATCTGAAATTCTACAATGTGCAGGACACACTTTCACACGACACCTTGGTGGCCATCTGTCTGGCCATGGCAGCATCGCTTGCAGTGCTACTGTGCTTTACAGTCAACATACTGATCTCCATCTACGCCGTATTAACCGTGTCTCTGAGCATTTTCAACACCGTGGCCGTGCTCATCCTGCTCGGCTGGCAACTCAACATTTTGGAGAGCATTGCGGTGAGCACGGCCATCGGACTGGCGGTGGACTTCAGCCTACACTACGGCATCCACTACCGGATGTCCCCGGTCAAGGAGAGACTAGCAGCCACACAGTTTGTACTGTCCCGGATCATTGGACCCACGGTGATGGCGGCCACCACGACGGGTCTCGCTGGCGGCATCATGATGGCGTCCAACATACTGCCCTACATACAGATCGGCGTCTTCCTGGTCGTGGTCATGATCGTTAGCTGGCTCTACGCCACTTTCTTCCTGATGAGTCTGCTGTGCATTGCCGGCCCGCAGCACGGTTTTCTGGAACTTAAGTGGCCGTTGTGGAACAAGCGGAACAGTGCCAGCAGCAAGTTCTACGAGCGGTAAGGATTATTGATATTACtttcaaatcgtaaaacaATAGATTATTTCATTAGTACATTTCATGTAGGTTTTACGTGTGAGGTGAAATTATGTTATTAGCTTCCCAGCAGAAAAGAATAGATAAAAACATATCAAAAACTTAAacctatttttagaaatttaattaagatttcgtttatgattttaattatttgcttaaaatttattttcttaaatttttactgGCTTTAATCATTTTGtattaaagcttttattaaCAACTCATCGTTTTTCCGCAGGAAACCTAGCCAAGTGATCGCCAGCGAGCAGCTGCTGACCCCCACCAGCTCGGCCATCGTGGAGCTGGCCAATTCCGAGACGCACGAGCTGGAGTCGCTGAACTCCAACAGCCTGATCAAAACGATCTCGGGCACCGAGAGCGCCCATGCACTGTCCTCGCTGCCGAGGGACTTCGAGCACTCGTTCCAGACGCTGCGCGAGTGCAAATATCAAACGTATCCGTCTACATCCAATTGAGTTAGTTACTACTATTGCCGGCCAGCGCGCGTTGTTGTTGCCATGCGGAATCAGGCAACTGCATTTTTTTACAGGGTACGGCGGCTCTGAGGAGGCCTGCCCGAGatcatttatatatacatatacaagcCGCGTGTCggcatattttgttttaaaatatgcgGGCCGAGGCATATGTACGTTGTGTGAGTTCTACATTGATATACTCtagatatatatgtatgtgtaatTGTACTTGGTAGACTTAAGCGAAGCGAAATCTTGTAAACTCTCCTTAGTGTGCTATTTCCAAAAGACTTCAGACGGCTGCaatatgcttttatttttatgttattgcACGTTTGATGCTCCAGCCAAGTGAATACAATTTGTAAACTGAAGCAATTTGCGGAAGTACTGGGTACGTCTCTGTCGGTAGGACTGTACGATGACGGTATTATTAGTTTTTAGCCAAACGTTTCAACGCTGTTTATGTACTTAACTGTaatcaaaactatttataCTCTGGATTTTTATTAGATGTTAAGTTGGGCCGCATTGTCGGCGCCAGCACGATGTAGTTACTTTATATGATAGTTATATGCGCAGAGATATGTGTTGTCTATCCTAGTTGTATGcgttcaaaacaaaaacacaaaacaaacatacacacactcacgTTTGTAATAACCATGTAACTGTGATACAGAAGGTGAGAAACTTAAAGAAATCGATGTTTATACAGACATAGTGTTATAATCTAAACCATGACGTAATGTAATAATTACCTGCAACTAAAAACCCTGTACTTCCTTCATTGAACTTGTGTGTTGAAgtgatttaataaatgtt
This genomic window from Drosophila gunungcola strain Sukarami chromosome 3R, Dgunungcola_SK_2, whole genome shotgun sequence contains:
- the LOC128252543 gene encoding evolutionarily conserved signaling intermediate in Toll pathway, mitochondrial, coding for MLRRVQCLLRLHSNGRQSLATRLRCYSTDKGNPKQNPDPRAQRPGTKNLPAVRNPFEAAQDRTKNSYLTMVEIFQERDVHRRNHVEFIYAALKNMADFGVERDLEVYKALINVMPKGKFIPTNLFQAEFMHYPKQQQCIIDLLEQMEDVGVMPDHEMEAMLLNVFGRQGHPLRKYWRMMYWMPKFKNLSPWPLPDPVPDDTLEMAKLALERMCTVDLRSKITVFETSELKDAIDETWIVSGMSPEQEKLLREHSRQKALYIEGPFHIWLRNRRINYFTLRADPDPQFLSQLDERQLDEDDVSNIEVPFFGRAPPRRHNQLGKLRSVHQQDDGTIMAICATGTSTKDSLLSWIRLLEANGNPSIGAVPVLFRFTSEVPAKAEEIEGGASVPATSDNRSRSQEEQSSSRRE
- the LOC128252532 gene encoding protein dispatched translates to MLCFDSERMNWYYHVLARRPYLVVVSIAVYCVACIIVALILNKLPDFSDPTLGFETRGTKIGQRLTAWYNLMQETDHHGALFSNPSDLWEKRRVEQGYVESRLHPNHRRRKNKHRNRNKNKRRKEQNQSSHEHHDVAQKMMQLKKRLKATSAPVANLAVDTWMGDSGVFRDYEITNDSASSALEPTRRTEQIEYGHNTTSVDEDEHRERVQTKKSTWRLLKQAATLPTDGWADVHRRQPSEGFFCDSSPRKEYSHFVVQRIGPNATDSLFDLNGLLAMCQLQDQITEVPSYRAFCEPEMLTTECCRPWSLPNYAAMLANKSSCFDLTAEDVTSLQTLLSGCYEYFHDLKMDNHCNEIPHCRAPEECKRLNIVFNVLNFLTDFSFIKTNDTNVYLKYAMIFVPVAQSNRLLPLFHEWEDVELSNELVEVIAMDLGLENELFNELLLTDVWLVSLGGAFVMASVWLYTGSAFITLMSCIAICFSLGLAYFFYAIVLEFEFFPYMNLLAVVVIIGIGADDVFLFLKIWQCVLAERFSNRCTLTTQSQSALPTPLEHSDHTESLENIMALTMRHAAASMFVTSLTTAGAFYASYSSSITAIKCFGIFAGTVVVTNYLLMITWLPASVSIMERLFATRISCHHPVSQKLIHACKKSINRFCQMFEACITHSIMNYAYLWLLIFGALGASSAVIVFWYPGLQLPEKSHFQLFVSKHPFEMYSSLKQQFWFEKPLQAYENFKMHMHFVWGVQAVDDGDYTNPNSYGNLHYDNNFNVSSRPAQLWILDFCQSVRQQPFYKETLGMLLPNCFIENLIDYMKRRCIDDMDITRKDRSPCCDAQFPFDPHIFEYCLPQSISNMYDTTFFRPGVAGPKFADAPRLETADYLAMSGNESGEYGTNGSVTPLLTKAIVIEFESNVAYSTIYANIKQFYESVEHWFQQQLTTAPPELQGGWFTSDLKFYNVQDTLSHDTLVAICLAMAASLAVLLCFTVNILISIYAVLTVSLSIFNTVAVLILLGWQLNILESIAVSTAIGLAVDFSLHYGIHYRMSPVKERLAATQFVLSRIIGPTVMAATTTGLAGGIMMASNILPYIQIGVFLVVVMIVSWLYATFFLMSLLCIAGPQHGFLELKWPLWNKRNSASSKFYERKPSQVIASEQLLTPTSSAIVELANSETHELESLNSNSLIKTISGTESAHALSSLPRDFEHSFQTLRECKYQTYPSTSN
- the LOC128252552 gene encoding uncharacterized protein LOC128252552 yields the protein MDPVQRERELIKMQMPKTRILVTTSKADYVDHTGIAVYNPPIRQAQEDPSLITGHNWDNLKVSGIENKTKTWPRSMDWREDYAQFIRRNKWCNEEIYELLFLSPPVDFQVLKDYLKDLRKTVYMYDYSRNDFVSLVSRRRVKDIKRFTSKDGDYLTTYGCSYNRLQEMEPFKSVLYPEHQLKDPTLDRIAKDLRKLFTKYNMTTYFDTLCVPALLKAKNGIMPLAPIDRYQYRKY